One region of Catenuloplanes indicus genomic DNA includes:
- a CDS encoding chitosanase yields MNTFRRKALLAALAAALVLGPAGFVMIARDGAVAAVADLADPALKDVAMRLVSSAENSSLDWQEQYGYIEDIGDGRGYTAGIIGFCSGTGDMLAVVERYTSAAPENVLAAYLPALRAVNGTDSHDGLDGFPDAWRKAAADPAFRAAQDAERDETYFAPAVGQAKEDGLRALGQFAYYDAIVMHGPGAGLGDIRSAALEAAEPPSQGGDETAYLEAFLDARVAAMRTEAAHRDTGRVDTAQRVFLRDGNLDLTPPLRWEVYGLPFEIAALGPASSDGVFVHPGVLVGAERLAAMDARSAAFDDMMASRYASLDRTPTPRATVECGSYSRPNHGCTDEREDAIAAYTLALAWHVTRDDRYAMAAITIMDAWSATLERHTNSNAPLQAGWAGSVWPRAAEIIRYGYGDWPAAERFATMLRDVYLPTVIKGSCSNGNWELSMIEAAVGISVFLDDRFNYERAMAMFAERVPAYLYLSSDGPAPVSVPRCGDSRWHGQRTFVDGLAQETCRDFTHTGYGISAITHVLETARLQGQDLWPRYGERVRAALELHARYQLGARVPASLCGGELTLGLGPIAEVGYAALGAPDLPHTAELVAQSRPAGTNNLFVAWETLTHG; encoded by the coding sequence TGGACTGGCAGGAGCAGTACGGGTACATCGAGGACATCGGGGACGGGCGCGGGTACACGGCCGGGATCATCGGGTTCTGCTCCGGGACCGGCGACATGCTCGCCGTGGTCGAGCGGTACACGTCGGCGGCGCCGGAGAACGTGCTCGCGGCGTATCTACCGGCGCTGCGCGCGGTGAACGGCACGGACTCGCACGACGGCCTCGACGGGTTCCCGGACGCGTGGCGAAAGGCGGCGGCGGATCCGGCGTTCCGGGCGGCGCAGGACGCGGAACGGGACGAGACCTACTTCGCACCGGCGGTCGGGCAGGCGAAGGAGGACGGGCTGCGGGCGCTCGGGCAGTTCGCGTACTACGACGCGATCGTGATGCACGGGCCGGGTGCCGGGCTCGGCGACATCCGGTCGGCGGCGCTGGAGGCCGCGGAGCCGCCGTCGCAAGGTGGGGACGAGACGGCGTATCTGGAGGCATTCCTGGACGCGCGGGTCGCCGCGATGCGGACCGAGGCGGCGCACCGCGACACCGGCCGGGTGGACACGGCGCAGCGGGTGTTCCTGCGGGACGGCAACCTGGATCTGACGCCGCCGCTGCGGTGGGAGGTGTACGGGCTGCCGTTCGAGATCGCCGCGCTCGGGCCGGCGTCGTCGGACGGGGTGTTCGTGCATCCGGGCGTGCTGGTCGGCGCGGAGCGGCTGGCCGCGATGGACGCCCGGTCCGCGGCGTTCGACGACATGATGGCCAGCCGGTACGCGTCACTGGACCGGACGCCGACGCCGCGCGCGACCGTGGAGTGCGGGTCGTACTCGCGGCCGAACCACGGCTGCACGGACGAACGGGAGGACGCGATCGCGGCGTACACGCTCGCGCTGGCCTGGCACGTCACCCGCGACGACCGGTACGCGATGGCCGCCATCACGATCATGGACGCGTGGTCCGCGACGCTGGAACGGCACACGAACAGCAACGCGCCGCTCCAGGCCGGCTGGGCCGGATCGGTCTGGCCGCGCGCCGCCGAGATCATCCGGTACGGGTACGGCGACTGGCCGGCGGCGGAACGGTTCGCCACCATGCTGCGCGACGTGTACCTGCCGACCGTGATCAAGGGCTCGTGCAGCAACGGCAACTGGGAACTGAGCATGATCGAGGCGGCCGTCGGCATCTCCGTGTTCCTCGACGACCGGTTCAACTACGAGCGCGCGATGGCCATGTTCGCCGAGCGCGTGCCCGCCTACCTCTACCTCTCGTCGGACGGCCCGGCGCCGGTGTCCGTGCCGCGATGCGGCGACTCCCGCTGGCACGGGCAGCGGACGTTCGTCGACGGGCTCGCGCAGGAGACGTGCCGCGACTTCACGCACACCGGATACGGCATCTCCGCGATCACCCACGTGCTGGAGACCGCCCGCCTGCAAGGTCAAGACCTGTGGCCACGGTACGGCGAGCGGGTGCGCGCCGCGCTGGAGTTGCACGCGCGGTACCAGCTCGGGGCGCGTGTCCCGGCCAGCCTGTGCGGCGGGGAGCTGACGCTCGGGCTCGGGCCGATCGCGGAGGTGGGCTACGCGGCACTCGGGGCGCCGGACCTGCCGCACACCGCGGAACTGGTCGCGCAGAGCCGGCCGGCCGGCACGAACAACCTGTTCGTGGCGTGGGAGACGCTGACCCACGGCTGA
- a CDS encoding methyl-accepting chemotaxis protein: protein MSLNKKILTAVVTGVLAAGVVGGVGLLKLHEAAQSADLIYESSVANIRSVSEIKSEIYKARLAAANEAISRTPADREKYAAEFQKHVDAYVAAMAGYRDGDPAGSPDTIDDLDAAWQKYLTVAESDLLPAAASGDVATWAAVRDANVSPLMKEVDANLAELDAAETADAAAKAAAATAGYSSGRLTSIIVMIVGAVVALGLGVLVSRRIVRALVSVKSVAEGLAIGDLTRSTGVTSRDETGAMAAALDTAVGNLRRTVQTIDGSATSLASAAEQMSSTAAQIEDSATEASMQAKAVSAAAEEVSRSVETVSAGGEEMGASIREISQNAAEAARVAAEAVSITAVTSETMSKLGESSAEIGNVIKVITSIAAQTNLLALNATIEAARAGDAGKGFAVVASEVKDLAQETARATEDIGKRVEAIQADTIGAVEAIAQISAVIARISDFQTTIASAVEEQTATTAEMNRSVSEASGGTNEIAANITMVAQAAETTSRGVAETRQATGELARMSSELNALVAGFRY, encoded by the coding sequence ATGAGCTTGAACAAGAAGATCCTGACCGCGGTCGTCACCGGCGTGCTGGCCGCCGGTGTGGTCGGTGGCGTCGGCCTGCTGAAGCTGCACGAGGCCGCGCAGTCCGCCGACCTGATCTACGAGAGCAGCGTCGCGAACATCAGGTCGGTCAGCGAGATCAAGTCGGAGATCTACAAGGCCCGCCTCGCCGCCGCGAACGAGGCGATCTCCCGGACCCCCGCCGACCGGGAGAAGTACGCCGCCGAGTTCCAGAAGCACGTGGACGCGTACGTCGCCGCGATGGCCGGCTACCGCGACGGCGACCCGGCCGGCAGCCCCGACACGATCGACGACCTCGACGCCGCCTGGCAGAAGTACCTGACCGTGGCCGAGAGCGACCTGCTGCCCGCCGCCGCCAGCGGCGACGTGGCCACCTGGGCCGCCGTCCGCGACGCGAACGTCAGCCCGCTGATGAAGGAGGTCGACGCCAACCTGGCCGAACTCGACGCCGCCGAGACCGCCGACGCCGCCGCCAAGGCCGCCGCCGCCACCGCCGGCTACTCCTCCGGCCGCCTCACCTCGATCATCGTGATGATCGTCGGTGCCGTGGTGGCACTGGGCCTGGGCGTGCTCGTCTCCCGCCGGATCGTGCGCGCACTCGTCAGCGTGAAGTCCGTCGCCGAGGGCCTGGCCATCGGCGACCTGACCCGCTCCACCGGCGTGACCTCCCGCGACGAGACCGGCGCGATGGCCGCCGCGCTGGACACCGCCGTCGGCAACCTGCGCCGCACGGTCCAGACCATCGACGGTTCCGCGACTTCGCTGGCGAGTGCCGCGGAGCAGATGAGCAGCACCGCCGCGCAGATCGAGGACTCCGCCACCGAGGCGTCGATGCAGGCCAAGGCCGTGTCCGCCGCGGCCGAGGAGGTGTCCCGCAGCGTCGAGACGGTGTCGGCCGGTGGCGAGGAGATGGGCGCGTCGATCCGCGAGATCTCCCAGAACGCAGCCGAGGCCGCGCGGGTGGCCGCGGAGGCGGTCAGCATCACCGCGGTCACGTCGGAGACGATGAGCAAGCTCGGCGAGTCGTCGGCGGAGATCGGCAACGTGATCAAGGTGATCACCTCGATCGCGGCGCAGACGAACCTGTTGGCCTTGAACGCGACCATCGAGGCGGCGCGGGCCGGGGACGCGGGCAAGGGTTTCGCGGTGGTGGCGTCCGAGGTCAAGGACCTGGCGCAGGAGACGGCGCGGGCGACCGAGGACATCGGCAAGCGGGTCGAGGCGATTCAGGCCGACACGATTGGCGCGGTGGAGGCGATCGCGCAGATCTCCGCGGTGATCGCGCGGATCAGCGACTTCCAGACGACGATCGCGTCCGCGGTGGAGGAGCAGACCGCGACGACGGCGGAGATGAACCGCAGCGTGAGCGAGGCGTCGGGCGGGACGAACGAAATCGCCGCGAACATCACGATGGTGGCGCAGGCCGCCGAGACGACAAGCCGCGGCGTGGCGGAGACGCGCCAGGCGACCGGCGAGCTGGCGCGGATGTCCAGCGAGCTGAACGCTCTGGTGGCGGGGTTTCGCTACTGA
- a CDS encoding transposase family protein, with protein MAVCAVMAGASSFAAISDWLQDLDEHSRIRLGFTDALPAGTTVWRLLIRLDAPLLSGVLAGWLRTRTSPPNPATDTRRHRRVIAVDGKTLRGARRDDGRQVHLLSALTPAPESSWPRSPSTRKAMRSRRSRRYSTASNRSWAA; from the coding sequence GTGGCGGTCTGCGCGGTCATGGCCGGCGCATCGTCATTCGCCGCGATCAGCGACTGGCTACAAGACCTCGACGAACACAGCCGTATCCGGCTCGGATTCACCGATGCCCTGCCGGCCGGCACGACCGTGTGGCGGCTGCTGATCAGGCTCGACGCACCGCTGCTGTCCGGCGTCCTCGCCGGCTGGCTGCGCACCCGGACCAGCCCGCCGAATCCGGCCACTGACACGCGACGACACCGGCGGGTGATCGCAGTCGACGGCAAAACGTTGCGCGGCGCCCGGCGTGACGACGGCCGCCAGGTCCATCTGCTGTCCGCCCTGACACCGGCACCGGAATCGTCCTGGCCCAGGTCACCGTCGACGCGAAAAGCAATGAGATCCCGGCGTTCGCGCCGTTACTCGACCGCGTCGAACAGGTCCTGGGCAGCCTGA
- a CDS encoding ISAs1 family transposase, whose product MPAFAPLLDRVEQVLGSLTGVLFIADALHTQTGHADEIARRGAHLLVQVKANQPTLFKQLKRLPWAQIPAGDRTRDRGHGRRETRTVEAVTLRPPGGIAFPHAQQAIRITRTRVTAGRTSRETAYLTISLPTGHANARDLQTWIRRHWHIENRLHHVRDTTFREDQHQARTGHGPAVIATLRNTAIGWHRTTGATNIARATRHANRRSHDLVTAVTSGYPDNAMTLLAPPPPPTAYASATSLKTLICVGAHNRLTSTVIATRAISHARQCTAAPKDTMHEELRPPNLTAGGSPHD is encoded by the coding sequence ATCCCGGCGTTCGCGCCGTTACTCGACCGCGTCGAACAGGTCCTGGGCAGCCTGACCGGGGTGCTGTTCATCGCCGACGCCCTGCACACCCAGACCGGCCATGCCGACGAGATCGCCCGGCGCGGCGCTCACCTGCTCGTCCAGGTCAAAGCGAACCAACCGACCCTGTTCAAGCAGCTCAAACGACTGCCCTGGGCACAGATCCCGGCCGGGGATCGCACCCGCGACCGAGGTCACGGCCGCCGCGAGACCCGCACCGTCGAAGCCGTGACCCTCCGCCCGCCCGGCGGTATCGCATTCCCCCACGCCCAACAGGCCATCCGGATCACCCGCACCCGTGTCACCGCAGGCCGGACCAGCCGAGAGACCGCCTACCTGACCATTTCACTACCCACCGGCCACGCCAACGCCCGCGACCTGCAGACCTGGATCCGACGACACTGGCACATCGAGAACCGGCTCCATCACGTCCGCGACACCACGTTCCGTGAAGACCAGCACCAAGCCCGAACCGGCCACGGACCCGCCGTCATCGCCACACTCCGTAACACCGCCATCGGCTGGCACCGCACCACCGGCGCCACCAACATCGCCCGCGCCACCCGCCACGCCAACCGCCGCTCACACGACCTGGTCACCGCCGTGACCAGCGGCTACCCCGACAACGCAATGACCCTGCTCGCCCCCCCCCCCCCCCCGACCGCATATGCAAGCGCCACCAGCCTGAAAACGTTGATCTGTGTCGGTGCTCATAATCGGCTGACATCGACCGTGATAGCAACCCGTGCGATCAGCCACGCGCGCCAGTGCACCGCAGCTCCGAAGGATACGATGCACGAGGAGCTTCGACCACCGAACCTGACCGCTGGCGGATCCCCGCACGATTGA
- a CDS encoding RNase A-like domain-containing protein, which produces MCGAAIVACVSGAAAIVVEAAEFAATGSAISTGLITAEVGIAEGAGLTAAGAAAKLFCSFSGDTRVLMADGTSKEIADIEVGDEVAASDPETGESGARKVAHLWPHRDDLVLVRIDGEVLTATEDHPVWNASDRQWQRMDELDAGDALLTPSGRPAILEDIEYGFSFGAAAYDLTVDSLHTYYVLAGNTPVLVHNCGNLVGDAARFPNAHVLNEHVNVSDVQLVQMAQATGVKSRFLDLQTAQQVVDYGLAGNKDKIDRWLRGGGVGNLEINGRFGANNPIGVVARADGSISPSSNAYTIVLQRAQGHPGGYYVYTAYPR; this is translated from the coding sequence GTGTGTGGCGCGGCGATTGTGGCCTGCGTTAGTGGAGCGGCGGCCATCGTTGTCGAAGCGGCCGAATTCGCCGCCACGGGAAGTGCCATCTCGACTGGCCTGATCACTGCCGAGGTGGGCATCGCGGAAGGGGCCGGTCTAACCGCCGCAGGCGCCGCCGCAAAGCTTTTCTGCAGCTTCAGTGGCGACACTCGGGTCCTCATGGCAGACGGAACCTCGAAAGAAATCGCGGACATCGAGGTCGGAGACGAGGTTGCTGCGAGCGACCCCGAAACCGGGGAAAGCGGCGCCCGAAAGGTCGCACATCTGTGGCCTCACCGCGATGACCTCGTTCTAGTGCGAATCGACGGCGAAGTCCTTACGGCTACGGAGGACCATCCCGTCTGGAATGCCAGCGACCGTCAATGGCAGAGGATGGACGAGCTCGATGCCGGCGACGCCCTCCTAACTCCGAGTGGCCGACCCGCCATCCTCGAAGACATCGAGTACGGGTTCTCCTTTGGGGCGGCAGCCTACGACCTCACCGTCGATAGCCTCCACACGTACTATGTGCTCGCCGGCAACACGCCCGTGCTGGTGCACAACTGCGGCAACCTTGTGGGTGACGCTGCCCGATTCCCGAATGCTCACGTGCTCAACGAGCATGTCAATGTGTCCGACGTGCAACTTGTCCAAATGGCTCAAGCCACCGGAGTAAAATCGCGATTCCTTGATCTTCAAACCGCTCAGCAGGTTGTTGATTACGGATTGGCTGGAAATAAGGATAAGATTGATAGGTGGCTCCGTGGAGGTGGCGTGGGCAACCTTGAAATCAACGGCAGATTCGGCGCGAATAACCCGATTGGCGTGGTGGCAAGAGCAGACGGGTCGATTTCGCCCAGCAGTAATGCCTATACCATCGTTCTTCAGCGTGCTCAGGGGCATCCTGGAGGTTATTATGTCTACACAGCTTATCCTCGCTGA
- a CDS encoding IS256 family transposase, which produces MTVMTDAVDTSAVAKKKTPASTPEGVDAELVGRLVEQARAAGLQLTGEGGLLQHLTKRVIEAALDGEITDHLGYEKHDPAGKDGGNSRNGVRAKTVLTDVGPVEITVPRDRDGSFEPQIVKKRQRRLTGVEDMVLSLSAKGLTTGEISAHLAEVYGADVSRQTISTITDKVMDGMAEWQNRPLDRVYPVVFLDAINVKIRDGKVANRPIYVALAVTVEGTRDILGLWAGDGGEGAKFWFQVCTELKNRGVEDVLMAVCDGLTGLPDAINTVWPQTVVQTCVVHLLRNSFKYAGRQHYDAIAKALKPVYTAPTEAAAEQRFLEFAEAWGEKYPAIVRLWTNAWAEFVPFLAFDAEIRKIVCSTNAIESVNARIRRAVRARGHFPNEQAALKCVYLAVMALDPTGTGRRRWTIRWKPALNAFDLAFEGRLSAGRN; this is translated from the coding sequence ATGACTGTCATGACGGATGCCGTGGATACTTCCGCGGTGGCGAAGAAGAAAACTCCGGCGAGCACGCCGGAGGGCGTGGACGCCGAGCTGGTCGGCCGGCTGGTCGAGCAGGCCCGCGCAGCGGGCCTGCAACTGACCGGCGAAGGCGGCCTGCTGCAGCACCTGACCAAGCGAGTGATCGAAGCCGCGCTGGACGGCGAGATCACCGACCACCTCGGCTATGAGAAACACGACCCGGCCGGCAAGGACGGCGGGAACTCCCGCAACGGTGTCCGCGCCAAGACCGTGCTCACCGACGTCGGCCCGGTCGAGATCACCGTGCCGCGGGATCGGGACGGCTCGTTCGAGCCGCAGATCGTCAAGAAGCGGCAGCGGCGGCTGACCGGCGTCGAGGACATGGTCCTGTCGCTGTCCGCGAAAGGCCTGACCACCGGGGAGATCAGCGCACATTTGGCCGAGGTCTATGGCGCCGACGTCTCCCGCCAGACGATCTCCACGATCACCGATAAGGTGATGGACGGCATGGCCGAGTGGCAGAACCGGCCGCTGGACCGGGTCTACCCCGTGGTGTTCCTGGACGCGATCAACGTCAAGATCCGCGACGGGAAGGTCGCCAACCGGCCCATCTATGTCGCGCTGGCGGTCACCGTCGAGGGCACCCGTGACATCCTCGGGCTGTGGGCCGGCGACGGCGGTGAGGGCGCCAAGTTCTGGTTCCAGGTATGCACCGAGCTCAAGAATCGTGGTGTCGAGGACGTGCTGATGGCCGTCTGCGACGGCCTCACCGGCCTGCCTGACGCGATCAACACCGTCTGGCCCCAGACCGTGGTCCAGACCTGCGTGGTGCACCTGCTGCGCAACTCGTTCAAGTACGCAGGCCGCCAGCACTACGACGCGATCGCCAAAGCACTCAAGCCGGTCTACACCGCACCGACAGAGGCCGCTGCCGAGCAGCGGTTCCTGGAGTTCGCCGAGGCCTGGGGCGAGAAATACCCGGCCATCGTCCGGCTCTGGACCAACGCCTGGGCCGAGTTCGTGCCGTTCCTCGCGTTCGACGCCGAGATCCGCAAAATCGTCTGCTCGACCAACGCCATCGAAAGCGTCAACGCCCGCATCCGCAGAGCCGTCCGGGCCCGCGGACACTTCCCGAACGAGCAAGCCGCCCTCAAATGCGTCTACCTCGCCGTCATGGCCCTGGACCCCACCGGCACCGGACGCCGCCGCTGGACCATCCGATGGAAACCCGCCCTCAACGCCTTCGACCTCGCCTTCGAAGGCCGCCTGTCCGCAGGCCGGAACTGA
- a CDS encoding NAD(P)-binding domain-containing protein, translated as MPERATVVVIGGGQAGLSAGYHLKRRGFGSALAEPGGARTFVVLDAETAAGGAWRHRWESLRMATVNGIFDLPGFAQPPIDPDEPSRTAVPRYFAAFEEQAGLPILRPVTVSRVLPADGGDLTVETDRGSWHAKAIINATGTWTNPVRPHYPGQETFRGVQLHTHEYVDAARFAGRRVAVVGGGISAVQLLEEISRASVTFWYTRREPVFRDGDFTPEVAGREVIAKVVADVAAGRPTGSVVSYTDLIWTPYALAAKARGALERRPMFTAIEPDGVREADGTLTPVDVILWATGFKAALAHLDPLGLRTAAGGIRLTGTQVAGEPRVHLIGFGPSQSTVGANRAGRDAVRALVTYLGRP; from the coding sequence ATGCCCGAGCGTGCGACCGTGGTGGTCATCGGCGGTGGCCAGGCGGGGCTGTCGGCGGGGTATCACCTGAAACGGCGCGGGTTCGGCAGTGCGCTCGCGGAGCCCGGCGGCGCGCGGACGTTCGTGGTGCTGGACGCGGAGACCGCGGCCGGTGGGGCGTGGCGGCACCGGTGGGAGTCGCTGCGGATGGCGACCGTGAACGGCATCTTCGATCTGCCGGGGTTCGCGCAGCCGCCGATCGACCCGGACGAGCCGAGCCGGACCGCGGTGCCGCGGTACTTCGCCGCGTTCGAGGAGCAGGCGGGACTGCCGATCCTGCGGCCGGTCACGGTGTCGCGGGTGCTGCCGGCGGACGGCGGCGACCTCACGGTGGAGACGGACCGCGGGTCCTGGCACGCCAAGGCGATCATCAACGCCACCGGGACCTGGACGAACCCGGTCCGGCCGCACTATCCGGGGCAGGAGACGTTCAGGGGCGTTCAACTGCACACCCACGAGTACGTGGACGCGGCGCGGTTCGCCGGCCGGCGGGTCGCGGTGGTCGGTGGCGGGATCTCGGCGGTGCAGCTGCTGGAGGAGATCTCCCGGGCCTCGGTGACGTTCTGGTACACGCGCCGCGAGCCGGTGTTCCGGGACGGGGACTTCACCCCGGAGGTGGCCGGGCGCGAGGTGATCGCGAAGGTGGTCGCGGACGTGGCGGCGGGCCGGCCGACCGGCAGCGTCGTCTCCTACACGGACCTGATCTGGACGCCGTACGCGCTGGCCGCGAAGGCCCGCGGCGCGCTGGAGCGGCGGCCGATGTTCACCGCGATCGAGCCGGACGGCGTGCGCGAGGCGGACGGCACGCTCACGCCGGTCGACGTGATCCTGTGGGCGACCGGGTTCAAGGCCGCGCTCGCCCACCTGGACCCGCTCGGGCTGCGCACCGCGGCGGGCGGCATCCGGCTGACCGGCACGCAGGTGGCCGGTGAACCGCGCGTGCACCTGATCGGGTTCGGCCCGTCGCAGTCCACCGTGGGCGCGAACCGGGCCGGCCGCGATGCGGTGCGCGCGCTGGTCACGTACCTCGGCCGGCCATGA
- a CDS encoding DUF1360 domain-containing protein encodes MLNTGQTALDRVAVRYAPHEHRPLQGYATALAAFGGLAATLTAAARFTGRPVPERPAIADVVLVSIATHKLSRLLAKGAVTSPLRAPLTRYTGPAGAAELNEEVRHEGSTVRHSLGELITCPFCLAVWVATGLTGGLVLAPRLTRLAATALTATAASDFLQLAYDALKKAP; translated from the coding sequence ATGTTGAACACCGGGCAGACCGCACTCGATCGCGTCGCGGTCCGGTACGCGCCGCACGAGCACCGGCCGTTGCAGGGCTACGCGACCGCGCTCGCCGCGTTCGGTGGTCTCGCGGCCACGCTCACCGCCGCGGCCCGGTTCACCGGCCGGCCGGTGCCGGAGCGACCCGCGATCGCGGACGTCGTACTCGTCTCGATCGCCACCCACAAGCTGAGCCGGCTGCTGGCGAAGGGCGCGGTGACCAGCCCGCTGCGTGCGCCGCTGACCCGGTACACCGGCCCGGCCGGTGCCGCGGAACTCAACGAGGAGGTACGCCACGAGGGCAGCACGGTCCGGCACAGCCTCGGCGAGCTGATCACCTGCCCGTTCTGCCTGGCCGTCTGGGTGGCGACCGGCCTGACCGGCGGCCTGGTGCTGGCGCCGCGGCTGACCCGGCTCGCCGCGACCGCGCTCACCGCGACCGCGGCCTCCGACTTCCTGCAGCTCGCCTACGACGCGCTGAAGAAGGCGCCGTGA
- a CDS encoding carbohydrate ABC transporter permease produces the protein MTSPPARTARPIGLVLVVPALLALIAGYVVPGARTLWNSFQNVAVLDGSGEFTGFDNYARVTELGFFRGLGFALALAVLPVLAACVLAPALAWLAHRAGTPGRLAVRLGLVLPMVIVTPVGLALAWRASARGGPLAEPLAARLFVGQVLGLTLFGLLIGAGVTLFLAALRRSGTGRPVRAVAITGLVAGLAVVAYTLQTWSYPAVLTGGGPGDATVTPMQTIYDAGFRYMDFGVGAAGGTVLALLLGVLGLAAVAVMVFGRVRVDVVGPRTGVRPVAPLPLAGALALLAVVLAVAGYALWPWLFPGADVPGPSRFDGVGSAFNTWVPPLISTVGGIVPAALAGFGIGALRPLGDRSELLLFLFAPWLFVGTGPFSMVHFQTLSDLDLIGTVLAVLPPAYLSVPALVVFTLLFRGLTEARPGGPARTLLPALPMLAVTGGITYVMQTQDAYWQTIAVVEPDRMPLPAAALTLGNSLAFGGAASLPLPITAVVLFALTLATLQVLYLDRLSLRTTPAAELVGQPSGYPPAAGYPPAAGNAGPGYPPAGYPPLPGNSGAGYPGPGYPPPAAPGYPPSTAKP, from the coding sequence GTGACTTCCCCACCCGCCCGTACCGCCCGCCCGATCGGCCTGGTGCTCGTGGTGCCGGCGCTGCTGGCGCTGATCGCCGGCTACGTCGTGCCCGGTGCGCGCACGCTGTGGAACAGTTTCCAGAACGTCGCCGTGCTCGACGGCAGCGGCGAGTTCACCGGCTTCGACAACTACGCGCGCGTCACCGAGCTGGGCTTCTTCCGCGGCCTCGGGTTCGCGCTGGCACTCGCGGTGCTGCCGGTGCTGGCCGCGTGCGTCCTCGCACCGGCGCTGGCCTGGCTCGCGCACCGCGCCGGTACGCCCGGCCGGCTCGCGGTCCGGCTCGGCCTGGTGCTGCCGATGGTGATCGTCACCCCGGTCGGCCTGGCGCTGGCCTGGCGGGCGTCGGCCCGCGGTGGCCCGCTCGCCGAGCCGCTGGCCGCGCGGCTGTTCGTCGGCCAGGTGCTCGGGCTGACGCTGTTCGGCCTGCTGATCGGCGCGGGTGTGACGCTGTTCCTGGCCGCGCTGCGCCGCAGCGGCACCGGCCGTCCGGTCCGGGCGGTCGCAATCACCGGCCTGGTCGCCGGGCTCGCGGTCGTCGCGTACACGCTGCAGACCTGGTCCTATCCGGCCGTGCTCACCGGCGGCGGGCCGGGCGACGCGACGGTCACGCCGATGCAGACGATCTACGACGCGGGCTTCCGGTACATGGACTTCGGCGTCGGCGCGGCCGGCGGCACCGTGCTCGCGCTGCTGCTCGGCGTGCTCGGGCTGGCCGCGGTCGCGGTGATGGTGTTCGGCCGGGTCCGGGTCGACGTGGTAGGCCCGCGGACCGGGGTGCGGCCGGTGGCGCCGCTGCCGCTGGCCGGTGCGCTCGCGTTGCTCGCGGTCGTGCTCGCGGTCGCCGGTTACGCACTGTGGCCGTGGCTGTTCCCGGGAGCCGACGTTCCCGGCCCGTCCCGGTTCGACGGCGTGGGCAGCGCGTTCAACACCTGGGTGCCGCCGCTGATCTCCACCGTGGGCGGCATCGTGCCGGCCGCGCTCGCCGGTTTCGGCATCGGTGCGCTGCGCCCGCTGGGCGACCGCAGCGAACTGTTGCTGTTCCTGTTCGCGCCGTGGCTGTTCGTCGGCACCGGGCCGTTCAGCATGGTGCACTTCCAGACGCTGAGCGACCTGGACCTGATCGGTACCGTGCTGGCGGTGCTGCCACCGGCCTATCTGAGCGTTCCGGCACTGGTCGTGTTCACGCTGCTGTTCCGCGGCCTGACCGAGGCACGCCCGGGCGGCCCGGCCCGGACGCTGTTGCCCGCGCTGCCGATGCTGGCCGTGACCGGCGGGATCACCTATGTGATGCAGACGCAGGACGCGTACTGGCAGACCATCGCGGTCGTCGAACCGGACCGGATGCCGCTGCCGGCGGCGGCGCTGACGCTGGGGAACTCGCTCGCGTTCGGCGGCGCGGCGTCGCTGCCGCTGCCGATCACGGCGGTGGTGCTGTTCGCATTGACGCTGGCCACGCTGCAGGTGCTGTACCTGGACCGGCTGTCGCTCCGCACCACACCGGCGGCGGAGCTGGTGGGGCAGCCGTCCGGATATCCGCCGGCAGCGGGGTATCCGCCGGCAGCGGGGAACGCGGGGCCGGGGTATCCCCCGGCTGGGTACCCGCCGTTACCGGGGAATTCGGGGGCGGGGTATCCGGGGCCGGGATATCCACCGCCGGCGGCTCCGGGCTATCCGCCGTCGACGGCAAAACCATAG
- a CDS encoding pyridoxamine 5'-phosphate oxidase family protein encodes MFTERDLTLLARPLYAFLTIAPRGGRWPAPRPVWFEASDDGTLQMFSEPDGKIDRIRKQPRASVVVAAPVGEPEHWVSAEGTITLHEEGAYDLAARLGDRYWPAVGPQQRELLDDWRDSSIVRLVLTPEKVNRFTI; translated from the coding sequence ATGTTCACCGAACGGGACCTCACGCTGCTCGCCCGGCCGCTCTACGCCTTCCTCACCATCGCGCCCCGCGGCGGCCGCTGGCCGGCGCCGCGCCCGGTGTGGTTCGAGGCGAGCGACGACGGCACGCTGCAGATGTTCTCCGAGCCGGACGGCAAGATCGACCGCATCCGCAAGCAGCCGCGCGCCTCCGTCGTGGTCGCCGCCCCGGTCGGCGAGCCGGAACACTGGGTGTCCGCCGAGGGCACCATCACGCTGCACGAGGAGGGCGCCTACGACCTGGCCGCCCGCCTCGGCGACCGCTACTGGCCGGCCGTCGGCCCGCAACAGCGCGAACTTCTCGACGACTGGCGCGACTCCAGCATCGTCCGGCTCGTCCTCACCCCGGAAAAAGTCAACCGTTTCACGATCTGA